In Agromyces sp. G08B096, a genomic segment contains:
- a CDS encoding DUF3099 domain-containing protein, translating to MNQHTITTLPPSPDAERRSRMIKYTIAMSIRVLCIFLMLFAQGWWLVVFAAGAIFLPYVAVVLANVGGGRGGAVERPGGLVPLQTGRAAPAEEPVGHSGADRGDRGPAAPTAGEPDAGEPTSGDRPTSGDDEDRA from the coding sequence ATGAACCAGCACACCATCACCACGCTTCCGCCCTCCCCCGACGCGGAGCGCCGGTCGCGCATGATCAAGTACACGATCGCGATGTCGATCCGCGTGCTGTGCATCTTCCTCATGCTGTTCGCGCAGGGCTGGTGGCTCGTGGTCTTCGCGGCCGGCGCCATCTTCCTCCCGTACGTCGCGGTCGTCCTCGCCAACGTCGGCGGCGGGCGCGGCGGGGCCGTCGAGCGACCGGGCGGCCTCGTGCCCCTGCAGACCGGCCGGGCCGCGCCGGCGGAGGAGCCGGTCGGCCACTCGGGCGCCGATCGGGGTGACCGGGGCCCAGCGGCGCCGACCGCCGGTGAGCCGGATGCCGGCGAGCCGACCTCCGGCGATCGCCCGACGTCCGGCGACGACGAGGACCGCGCATGA
- a CDS encoding beta-ketoacyl-ACP reductase: MTTSRTVLVTGGNRGIGYAIAEEFIAQGHRVAVTARSGEGPAGSLTVRADVTDTESVDRAFGEVEAALGPVEVVVANAGITRDTLLMRMSDDDFEQVIDTNLTGAFRVVKRASKGMLKARFGRVVLISSVVGLYGSAGQVNYSASKAGLVGMARSLTRELGARGITANVVAPGFIRTDMTDELSEAQQEEYRKAIPAGRYAEPGEVAKVVAWLAGDDAAYISGAVIPVDGGLGMGH; this comes from the coding sequence ATGACGACCAGCCGCACCGTCCTGGTGACCGGAGGAAACCGGGGCATCGGATATGCGATCGCCGAGGAGTTCATCGCCCAGGGCCACCGCGTCGCGGTCACCGCGCGTTCGGGCGAGGGTCCCGCCGGGTCGCTGACGGTCCGCGCCGACGTGACCGACACCGAGTCGGTCGACCGGGCGTTCGGCGAGGTCGAGGCCGCCCTCGGGCCGGTCGAGGTCGTCGTCGCGAACGCCGGCATCACCCGCGACACGCTCCTCATGCGGATGAGCGACGACGACTTCGAGCAGGTCATCGACACCAACCTCACCGGCGCGTTCCGGGTCGTCAAGCGCGCGTCGAAGGGCATGCTGAAGGCGCGCTTCGGCCGCGTCGTGCTCATCTCGAGCGTCGTCGGGCTCTACGGCTCGGCCGGGCAGGTCAACTACTCGGCGTCGAAGGCCGGCCTCGTGGGCATGGCCCGATCGCTCACCCGTGAGCTCGGTGCCCGCGGCATCACCGCGAATGTCGTCGCGCCCGGCTTCATCCGCACCGACATGACCGACGAGCTCTCCGAGGCGCAGCAGGAGGAGTATCGCAAGGCCATCCCCGCCGGCCGCTACGCCGAGCCCGGCGAGGTCGCGAAGGTCGTCGCCTGGCTCGCCGGCGACGATGCGGCCTACATCTCGGGCGCCGTCATCCCCGTCGACGGCGGCCTCGGCATGGGGCACTAG
- the serB gene encoding phosphoserine phosphatase SerB: MSAAVVGRARGPLVVLDADSTLIREEAIELLADEAGSLEHVAAVTERAMRGELDFAASLRERVATLAGVEVQVLPRVRERMTPTPGIEALVAGVHAAGGRIGVVSGGFHELLDPLAERLGLDFCRANRLAVADGRLTGAVDGPIIDADAKATALTEWADASGIPISRTVAVGDGANDLRMLGRAALGVAFCAKPIVRAEADVSIDRPDLSAVLPLLGLPRG, from the coding sequence GTGAGCGCCGCCGTCGTCGGCCGCGCACGCGGCCCCCTCGTCGTGCTCGACGCCGACTCGACGCTCATCCGCGAGGAGGCCATCGAACTGCTGGCCGATGAGGCGGGCAGCCTCGAGCACGTCGCCGCAGTCACCGAGCGCGCGATGCGCGGCGAGCTCGACTTCGCGGCGAGCCTGCGCGAACGCGTCGCGACGCTCGCGGGCGTCGAGGTGCAGGTGCTGCCGCGAGTGCGCGAGCGGATGACTCCGACACCCGGCATCGAGGCGCTCGTCGCCGGCGTGCACGCGGCCGGCGGACGCATCGGGGTGGTGTCGGGCGGCTTCCACGAACTGCTCGACCCGCTCGCCGAGCGCCTGGGCCTCGACTTCTGTCGCGCCAACCGGCTCGCGGTCGCTGACGGACGCCTCACCGGCGCCGTCGACGGACCGATCATCGACGCCGACGCGAAGGCGACCGCCCTGACGGAATGGGCCGACGCGAGCGGCATCCCGATCTCGCGCACGGTCGCCGTGGGCGACGGCGCGAACGATCTGCGCATGCTCGGCCGCGCCGCCCTCGGCGTCGCGTTCTGCGCGAAGCCGATCGTGCGGGCCGAGGCGGATGTCTCGATCGACCGGCCCGACCTGTCGGCGGTGCTCCCCCTGCTGGGGCTGCCTCGCGGCTAG
- the glgC gene encoding glucose-1-phosphate adenylyltransferase, giving the protein MAARKVFGIVLAGGEGKRLMPLTEDRAKPAVPFGGQYRLIDFALSNLVNSGLRQIVVLTQYKSHSLDRHVSQTWRLSGMLNAYVASVPAQQRLGKRWFSGSADAILQSLNLIYDEQPDLIVVVGADHVYRMDFSQMVDAHVESGADVTVAAIRQPIALADQFGVIEVDPADPARIHRFLEKPADPVGLPDAPGEVLASMGNYVFDADALIDAVLRDGEQSSSSHDMGGDIIPSFVAQGRAGVYDLQRNDVPGSTDRDRYYWRDVGTIDSFFEAHQDLISVLPVFNLYNREWPIFSQQLNSPPAKFTRDARGSLGTVIDSIVSLGSVISGAHVERSVLGPWAIVGSGAHVADSILFDRARIEAGATVRRAILDKEVVVEEGARIGVDREEDLARGFIVTGSGITVVGKGSRVRAAA; this is encoded by the coding sequence ATGGCAGCGCGCAAGGTCTTCGGCATCGTCCTCGCCGGCGGAGAGGGCAAGCGCCTCATGCCGCTCACCGAGGACCGGGCGAAGCCCGCCGTCCCGTTCGGCGGGCAGTACCGCCTGATCGACTTCGCACTGTCGAACCTGGTGAACTCGGGCCTGCGTCAGATCGTCGTGCTCACCCAGTACAAGTCGCACTCGCTCGACCGCCACGTCTCGCAGACGTGGCGGCTGTCGGGCATGCTCAACGCGTACGTGGCATCCGTGCCGGCGCAGCAGCGGCTCGGCAAGCGCTGGTTCTCGGGCTCGGCCGACGCGATCCTGCAGAGCCTCAACCTGATCTACGACGAGCAGCCCGACCTCATCGTCGTCGTCGGCGCCGACCACGTGTACCGCATGGACTTCAGCCAGATGGTCGACGCGCACGTGGAGTCCGGGGCGGATGTCACCGTGGCGGCGATCCGGCAGCCCATCGCGCTCGCCGACCAGTTCGGCGTCATCGAGGTCGACCCGGCCGATCCCGCGCGCATCCACCGCTTCCTCGAGAAGCCCGCCGACCCGGTCGGGCTGCCCGACGCGCCCGGCGAGGTGCTCGCCTCCATGGGCAACTACGTGTTCGACGCCGACGCCCTGATCGACGCGGTCCTCCGCGACGGCGAGCAGTCCTCGTCGAGCCACGACATGGGCGGCGATATCATCCCGTCGTTCGTGGCGCAGGGACGCGCCGGCGTCTACGACCTTCAGCGCAACGACGTGCCCGGTTCGACCGACCGCGACCGCTACTACTGGCGCGACGTCGGGACCATCGACTCCTTCTTCGAGGCCCACCAGGACCTCATCTCCGTGCTGCCCGTCTTCAACCTCTACAACCGGGAATGGCCGATCTTCAGCCAGCAGCTCAACTCGCCGCCGGCGAAGTTCACCCGCGACGCACGCGGCTCGCTCGGCACCGTGATCGACTCGATCGTCTCGCTGGGTTCGGTGATCTCCGGCGCGCACGTCGAGCGCAGCGTGCTCGGCCCGTGGGCGATCGTGGGGTCGGGCGCCCACGTCGCCGACTCGATCCTGTTCGACCGCGCCCGCATCGAGGCCGGGGCGACGGTGCGCCGCGCCATCCTCGACAAGGAGGTCGTCGTCGAGGAGGGGGCCCGCATCGGCGTCGACCGCGAGGAGGACCTCGCGCGCGGCTTCATCGTCACGGGCAGCGGCATCACCGTCGTGGGCAAGGGCTCGCGCGTCCGGGCCGCCGCGTGA
- the glgA gene encoding glycogen synthase: protein MRVDLLTREYPPEVYGGAGVHVAELVRALRREIEVAVRCFGAPRDEPGTTAYPTPDGLAAANPAIATLGTDLAMAADAAGADLVHSHTWYANFAGSTAKRLHGIPHVVTAHSLEPLRPWKAEQLGGGYRLSSWAERTAFEEADRVVAVSEGMRRDILRVYPAIDPARVEVVYNGIDLDDWRPVDDPDAVRALGVDPDRPSIVFVGRITRQKGLPYLLRAARQLPPEVQLVLCAGAPDTPEIMAEVTALVDELRSDRGGVVWIDRHLPRHELTALLTAATTFVCPSVYEPLGIVNLEAMACGAPVVGTATGGIPEVVVDGETGVLVPIEQAQDGTGTPLDPDRFVTDLADALRRTVADPGRAKELGAAGRRRVEEQFAWARIAARTLEVYRSVLAR, encoded by the coding sequence ATGCGCGTCGACCTGCTCACCCGCGAGTACCCGCCCGAGGTCTACGGCGGCGCGGGGGTGCATGTCGCGGAGCTCGTCCGCGCGCTCCGCCGCGAGATCGAGGTCGCCGTGCGCTGCTTCGGCGCGCCCCGCGACGAGCCCGGGACCACTGCGTATCCGACGCCCGACGGGCTCGCCGCCGCGAACCCGGCGATCGCCACGCTCGGCACCGACCTCGCGATGGCCGCGGATGCCGCGGGCGCCGACCTCGTGCACTCGCACACCTGGTACGCGAACTTCGCCGGCTCGACCGCGAAACGGCTGCACGGCATCCCGCACGTCGTGACCGCGCACAGCCTCGAGCCGCTGCGGCCTTGGAAGGCCGAACAGCTCGGCGGGGGGTACCGCCTGTCCTCGTGGGCCGAGCGGACCGCGTTCGAGGAGGCGGACCGCGTCGTGGCCGTCTCCGAGGGGATGCGCCGCGACATCCTCCGCGTGTATCCGGCGATCGATCCGGCGCGTGTCGAGGTCGTCTACAACGGCATCGACCTCGACGACTGGCGGCCCGTCGACGATCCCGACGCGGTGCGCGCACTCGGAGTCGATCCCGATCGGCCCTCGATCGTCTTCGTCGGCCGCATCACCCGGCAGAAGGGGCTGCCGTACCTGCTTCGCGCCGCACGGCAGCTGCCGCCCGAGGTGCAGCTCGTCCTCTGCGCGGGCGCGCCCGACACGCCGGAGATCATGGCCGAGGTCACCGCGCTCGTCGACGAGCTCCGCTCCGACCGCGGCGGCGTGGTCTGGATCGACCGCCATCTTCCGCGCCACGAGCTCACCGCACTGCTGACGGCCGCGACGACCTTCGTCTGCCCATCGGTGTACGAGCCGCTCGGCATCGTGAACCTCGAGGCCATGGCCTGCGGCGCCCCGGTGGTCGGCACCGCGACGGGCGGCATCCCCGAGGTCGTCGTCGATGGCGAGACCGGGGTGCTCGTGCCGATCGAGCAGGCGCAGGACGGCACCGGCACGCCGCTCGACCCCGACCGGTTCGTCACCGACCTCGCCGACGCGCTCCGTCGCACCGTGGCGGATCCGGGCCGCGCGAAGGAGCTGGGCGCGGCGGGCCGCCGACGAGTCGAGGAGCAGTTCGCGTGGGCGCGGATCGCCGCGCGAACCCTCGAGGTCTACCGCAGCGTGCTGGCGCGCTGA
- a CDS encoding ABC transporter ATP-binding protein, whose protein sequence is MASTVLQFRDVSVVRDGNTILDAIDWSVASDERWVILGPNGAGKTTLLQIAAAAMHPSKGTAEVLLESLGKVDVFELRPMIGFASTAMARKIPRNETVLDVVLTAAYSVTGRWNEEYEEIDLRRAQRVLSEWGLEGFADRRFGSLSDGEQKRVQIARAVMTDPELLLLDEPAASLDLGAREELVGLLGGYASSSSSPAIVMVTHHVEEIPQGFTHALLLRKGQVVAAGPLSEALTSATLSETFGLAIELSETNGRFVARAAA, encoded by the coding sequence ATGGCGAGTACGGTGCTCCAGTTCCGCGATGTGTCGGTGGTCCGCGACGGCAACACGATCCTCGACGCGATCGACTGGAGCGTGGCCTCCGACGAGCGGTGGGTCATCCTCGGGCCGAACGGCGCGGGCAAGACGACGCTGCTGCAGATCGCCGCGGCCGCCATGCACCCCAGCAAGGGGACCGCGGAGGTGCTGCTCGAGTCGCTCGGCAAGGTCGACGTGTTCGAGCTGCGACCGATGATCGGCTTCGCCTCGACCGCCATGGCGCGCAAGATCCCCCGGAACGAAACCGTGCTCGACGTCGTGCTCACCGCCGCGTACTCCGTGACCGGCCGGTGGAACGAGGAGTACGAGGAGATCGACCTCCGCCGCGCGCAGCGGGTCCTCTCCGAGTGGGGCCTCGAGGGCTTCGCCGACCGACGCTTCGGCAGCCTCTCCGACGGAGAGCAGAAGCGCGTGCAGATCGCCCGCGCGGTCATGACCGACCCCGAGCTGCTCCTGCTCGACGAGCCGGCTGCGAGCCTCGACCTCGGCGCGCGGGAGGAGCTCGTGGGCCTCCTCGGCGGGTACGCGTCATCCTCGTCGTCGCCCGCGATCGTCATGGTCACCCACCACGTCGAGGAGATTCCGCAGGGCTTCACGCACGCGCTGCTGCTCCGGAAGGGCCAGGTCGTCGCCGCCGGGCCGCTGAGCGAGGCGCTCACGTCGGCCACGCTGAGCGAGACGTTCGGCCTTGCGATCGAGCTCAGTGAGACCAACGGCCGGTTCGTCGCGCGGGCCGCGGCCTGA
- a CDS encoding type B 50S ribosomal protein L31, which produces MKTDIHPEYNAVVFRDLASGATFLTRSTVTSEKTIELDGETYPVIDVEISSESHPFYTGKQRIMDSAGRVEKFNQRFKGFGGSK; this is translated from the coding sequence ATGAAGACCGACATCCACCCCGAGTACAACGCCGTCGTCTTCCGCGACCTCGCTTCGGGCGCCACGTTCCTCACCCGCTCGACCGTCACGAGCGAGAAGACCATCGAGCTCGACGGCGAGACCTACCCGGTGATCGACGTCGAGATCTCGTCGGAGTCGCACCCGTTCTACACGGGCAAGCAGCGCATCATGGACTCGGCCGGCCGCGTCGAGAAGTTCAACCAGCGCTTCAAGGGCTTCGGCGGCTCCAAGTAA
- a CDS encoding exonuclease domain-containing protein, whose amino-acid sequence MHDSPTPHWASTLAVFDLETTGIDIDTCRIVTAHVGVIGPAGEVLEQRQWLVDPGVEIPTAATLIHGVSTERARAEGLAAAQAVAEIIAELTNAARRGLPIVAYNASYDLSVLAREAERYGHAPLPGPEQVIDPLVIDKAVDRYRRGKRTLTAACAHYGVELLDAHDAGADAVAAGRVAQAIVRAYPELAAIAAADLHRHQIEWCRDQAERYQEWRRMNGEPEFTASGVWPVR is encoded by the coding sequence ATGCACGACTCCCCCACCCCGCACTGGGCCAGCACCCTCGCCGTCTTCGACCTCGAGACCACGGGCATCGACATCGACACCTGCCGCATCGTGACCGCCCACGTCGGGGTGATCGGGCCCGCCGGGGAGGTGCTCGAACAGCGGCAGTGGCTGGTCGATCCCGGCGTGGAGATCCCCACGGCGGCGACGCTCATCCACGGGGTGAGCACGGAGCGCGCTCGCGCCGAGGGGCTCGCGGCCGCGCAGGCGGTCGCCGAGATCATCGCGGAGCTCACGAACGCGGCTCGCCGCGGGCTGCCCATCGTCGCGTACAACGCCAGCTACGACCTCTCGGTGCTCGCCCGAGAGGCCGAGCGCTACGGCCACGCGCCGCTGCCGGGGCCCGAGCAGGTCATCGACCCGCTCGTCATCGACAAGGCCGTCGACCGCTACCGACGCGGCAAGCGCACCCTCACGGCCGCGTGCGCACACTACGGTGTCGAGCTGCTCGATGCGCACGACGCCGGCGCCGACGCCGTCGCCGCCGGCCGGGTCGCCCAGGCGATCGTCCGCGCCTACCCCGAGCTCGCGGCGATCGCGGCGGCCGACCTGCACCGGCACCAGATCGAGTGGTGCCGCGACCAGGCGGAGCGCTACCAGGAGTGGCGGCGGATGAACGGCGAACCCGAGTTCACCGCCTCGGGCGTCTGGCCGGTGCGCTGA
- a CDS encoding alpha/beta hydrolase gives MTPSPYAAALARIPVREHRTEVLGAETAWWEYGEPGDPVLVLVHGFRGDHHGLEPVIAHLPGLRIISPDLPGFGASAPLAGRAHDIDGYAAWLRAFLVETVPAGAYTLLGHSFGSIVASAAVAGGLRPDRLVLVNPIGAPALEGPRGVMTRLAVLYYRLGALLPPRLGFWLLRNRLIVRVMSVTMAKTKDPELRRFIHDQHDRYFSAFADRDMLLEAFRASVSHDVREFAGNIPVPTLLVAADRDDITPIEAERELVTRFPDGRLAEIEGVGHLIHYETPEQAAGHIRAFLGAVASDAPEATA, from the coding sequence ATGACCCCCTCGCCGTACGCCGCCGCGCTCGCGCGCATCCCCGTGCGCGAGCACCGGACCGAGGTGCTCGGCGCCGAGACGGCCTGGTGGGAGTACGGAGAGCCGGGCGACCCGGTGCTCGTGCTCGTGCACGGATTCCGCGGCGACCATCACGGCTTGGAGCCGGTGATCGCGCACCTGCCGGGGCTGCGCATCATCTCGCCGGATCTGCCCGGATTCGGGGCATCCGCACCGCTCGCGGGCCGCGCGCACGACATCGACGGCTACGCCGCCTGGCTCCGGGCGTTCCTCGTCGAGACCGTGCCGGCCGGTGCCTACACGCTCCTCGGGCACTCGTTCGGATCGATCGTCGCTTCGGCGGCCGTGGCCGGCGGCCTCCGTCCCGACCGGCTCGTCCTCGTGAATCCGATCGGCGCGCCCGCCCTCGAGGGCCCGCGCGGCGTCATGACCCGGCTCGCCGTGCTGTACTACCGGCTGGGCGCCCTGCTGCCGCCGCGTCTCGGCTTCTGGCTCCTGCGGAACCGGCTGATCGTGCGGGTCATGAGCGTGACGATGGCGAAGACGAAGGACCCCGAGCTCCGCCGGTTCATCCACGACCAGCACGACCGCTACTTCTCGGCCTTCGCCGACCGCGACATGCTGCTCGAGGCGTTCCGCGCATCCGTGAGCCACGACGTGCGCGAGTTCGCCGGGAACATCCCGGTGCCGACGCTCCTCGTCGCCGCCGATCGCGACGACATCACCCCGATCGAGGCGGAGCGCGAGCTCGTGACGCGCTTCCCCGACGGGCGCCTCGCCGAGATCGAGGGAGTCGGCCACCTCATCCACTACGAGACGCCCGAGCAGGCCGCCGGGCACATCCGCGCATTCCTCGGCGCGGTCGCCTCCGACGCCCCGGAGGCGACGGCGTGA
- a CDS encoding glycosyltransferase family 1 protein, with protein sequence MRLVVDCRYTRIGQHDGISRFTAGIVGELAKRQPLTMLISDRRQLELLPDLPWQLVTGPTSPREPFVARQVRKLRPDVVFSPMQTMGSWGRDYALLLTLHDLIYYENRTPPRDLPAPVRLLWRLYHLAWWPQRVLLNRADAVVTVSETTAGLIREHRLTSRPVEVVPNAADDLPVPPLPRARPSRNSLVYMGSYMPYKNVDTLVRAAALLPDHELHLLSRISRDERARLTRLAPDARLTFHDGVTDAEYADLLAGATALVHASRAEGFGIPLVEAMRVGTPVVVSDIPIFREIGGDAALYFDADDPRALVAALGRLEQDGEWERRSDASLTQASRFTWASSAERLLELLRRTGAERDTRRGRRRR encoded by the coding sequence GTGAGGCTCGTCGTCGACTGCCGGTACACCCGCATCGGCCAGCACGACGGCATCAGCCGATTCACCGCGGGGATCGTCGGCGAACTCGCGAAGCGGCAGCCGCTCACCATGCTCATCAGCGATCGACGCCAGCTCGAGCTGCTGCCCGACCTGCCCTGGCAGCTCGTCACCGGGCCGACGAGCCCGCGCGAGCCCTTCGTCGCGCGACAAGTGCGGAAACTCCGGCCCGACGTGGTGTTCTCGCCGATGCAGACGATGGGCTCCTGGGGACGCGACTACGCGCTCCTGCTGACCCTGCACGACCTCATCTACTACGAGAATCGGACCCCGCCGCGCGACCTGCCGGCGCCCGTACGGCTGCTCTGGCGGCTCTACCACCTCGCTTGGTGGCCGCAGCGCGTGCTGCTGAACCGCGCCGACGCGGTGGTGACGGTGTCGGAGACGACCGCCGGGCTCATCCGAGAGCACCGGCTGACGTCGCGTCCGGTCGAGGTCGTCCCGAACGCGGCCGACGACCTGCCCGTGCCGCCGCTGCCGCGGGCGCGGCCGTCCCGGAACTCGCTGGTCTATATGGGCTCGTACATGCCCTACAAGAACGTCGACACGCTCGTGCGCGCGGCCGCGCTGCTGCCCGACCACGAGCTGCACCTGCTGAGCCGGATCAGCCGCGACGAGCGGGCGCGGCTCACGCGACTCGCCCCCGACGCGCGCCTGACGTTCCACGACGGCGTGACCGACGCGGAGTACGCCGACCTCCTCGCCGGCGCGACGGCGCTTGTGCACGCGAGCCGCGCCGAGGGGTTCGGCATCCCGCTCGTGGAGGCGATGCGGGTGGGCACCCCGGTCGTGGTGAGCGACATCCCGATCTTCCGTGAGATCGGCGGCGACGCCGCGCTCTACTTCGATGCCGACGACCCGCGCGCCCTCGTCGCGGCGCTCGGCCGGCTCGAGCAGGACGGCGAGTGGGAGCGCCGGTCGGATGCCTCGCTGACGCAGGCGTCGCGGTTCACGTGGGCGTCCTCCGCCGAGCGTCTGCTCGAGCTGTTGCGTCGCACCGGCGCAGAGCGGGACACGCGTCGGGGACGACGGCGGCGCTGA
- a CDS encoding histidine phosphatase family protein, with product MPLNDTGRAQSVGVAERLAESGEPWQAVYASPLSRAAETAEIIARALGLPEPELVPALAERAHGVLEGLDHAGRAAVEAQAATIEGLEPRSSVTERASEALLELAERHPGGNIVAVTHGGVIHALVLHLSGWTLPGPGFAIVNGSILLLRANAGALELAEPEALTGTTD from the coding sequence ATCCCGCTGAACGACACCGGCCGGGCGCAATCGGTCGGCGTCGCCGAGCGCCTCGCGGAGTCCGGCGAGCCGTGGCAGGCGGTGTACGCGAGTCCGCTGTCGCGCGCCGCGGAGACGGCGGAGATCATCGCCCGAGCGCTCGGCCTCCCCGAGCCGGAGCTGGTGCCAGCCCTCGCCGAGCGCGCCCACGGCGTGCTCGAGGGGCTCGATCACGCCGGCCGGGCCGCCGTCGAGGCCCAGGCCGCGACGATCGAGGGGCTGGAGCCGCGCTCGTCGGTGACCGAGCGCGCGTCGGAGGCGCTGCTCGAACTCGCCGAGCGCCACCCCGGCGGGAACATCGTCGCCGTCACGCACGGCGGCGTCATCCATGCGCTCGTCCTGCACCTGAGCGGCTGGACGTTGCCCGGCCCGGGATTCGCGATCGTGAACGGGTCGATCCTGCTCCTGCGCGCGAACGCCGGCGCGCTCGAGCTCGCGGAGCCCGAGGCGCTCACCGGCACCACGGACTGA
- a CDS encoding NAD-dependent protein deacetylase, producing the protein MRGARVAVLTGAGVSTDSGIPDYRGEGAPQRTPMTFQTFLGSERARKRYWAGSHLGWRSFGSARPNDGHRALARLESAGAVAGVVTQNVDGLHRRAGSAHVVELHGTMDRVVCLTCGQFFARQSIADRLATLNPDIDLDQAIRPAPDGDVEVDDVDAMVIPECTVCGGILKPDVVFFGEFVPGATFQSAASIVGGADVLLVAGSSLVVNSGMRLLEIARRRRAPIIVVNRGLTRGDTRAAVKIDAGTTQTLTAMAEALGA; encoded by the coding sequence ATGCGCGGCGCCCGGGTCGCGGTCCTCACCGGAGCGGGCGTCAGCACGGATTCCGGAATCCCCGACTACCGCGGCGAGGGTGCCCCGCAGCGCACCCCGATGACGTTCCAGACCTTCCTGGGCTCCGAGCGCGCCCGCAAGCGGTACTGGGCCGGGAGCCACCTCGGCTGGCGGAGCTTCGGCAGCGCCCGGCCGAACGACGGTCACCGAGCGCTCGCCCGGCTGGAGTCCGCCGGCGCCGTCGCCGGCGTCGTCACGCAGAACGTCGACGGGCTGCACCGGCGCGCAGGCAGCGCGCACGTGGTCGAGCTGCACGGCACCATGGACCGGGTCGTCTGCCTGACCTGCGGGCAGTTCTTCGCGCGTCAGTCGATCGCCGACCGCCTGGCCACCCTGAACCCCGACATCGACCTCGACCAGGCGATCCGCCCGGCGCCCGACGGCGACGTCGAGGTCGACGACGTCGATGCGATGGTGATCCCCGAGTGCACGGTGTGCGGAGGCATCCTGAAGCCCGACGTGGTGTTCTTCGGCGAGTTCGTTCCCGGTGCGACGTTCCAGTCCGCCGCCTCGATCGTGGGCGGCGCGGACGTGCTGCTCGTCGCGGGCTCCTCGCTCGTGGTGAACTCGGGCATGCGGCTGCTCGAGATCGCCCGGCGCCGGCGCGCGCCGATCATCGTCGTGAACCGCGGCCTCACGAGGGGCGACACCCGCGCCGCCGTGAAGATCGACGCCGGCACGACGCAGACCCTCACGGCGATGGCCGAGGCGCTGGGCGCCTGA
- a CDS encoding RNA methyltransferase produces MRIERVADAASDAVADYAALTDVALRTATEAERGLYIAESAKVITRAIAAGHRPRSVLLEEKWLPGLVPVLEPFDIPVHLADARQLEATTGYRVHRGALAAFERPQLPDVGALLAEARRVVVLEDIVDHTNVGAIFRSVAALGADAVLVTPRCADPLYRRSVRVSMGTVFQVPWTRVGEWADTATRLTERGFTTAALALADDAVPLRTLAADPPERLALVFGAEGDGLSRQALRAADLVVTIPMAHGVDSLNVAAAAAVVLYALGEPV; encoded by the coding sequence ATGCGGATCGAACGGGTCGCGGACGCGGCATCCGATGCGGTGGCCGATTACGCGGCGCTCACCGACGTGGCGCTGCGCACGGCGACCGAGGCCGAACGCGGCCTCTACATCGCCGAGTCGGCGAAGGTGATCACGCGCGCGATCGCGGCCGGCCACCGACCGAGGTCGGTGCTGCTCGAGGAGAAGTGGCTGCCCGGGCTGGTCCCGGTGCTCGAACCGTTCGACATCCCCGTGCACCTCGCCGACGCCCGGCAGCTGGAAGCCACCACCGGGTACCGCGTGCACCGAGGGGCCCTCGCAGCGTTCGAGCGGCCGCAGCTGCCCGACGTCGGCGCGCTCCTCGCCGAGGCACGCCGGGTCGTCGTGCTCGAGGACATCGTCGACCACACCAACGTCGGCGCGATCTTCCGGAGCGTCGCCGCGCTCGGCGCCGACGCGGTGCTTGTGACGCCGCGGTGCGCCGACCCGCTGTACCGCCGGAGCGTCCGGGTCAGCATGGGCACCGTCTTCCAGGTGCCGTGGACCCGCGTCGGCGAGTGGGCAGACACGGCGACCCGCTTGACCGAGCGCGGCTTCACGACGGCGGCCCTCGCCCTCGCCGACGACGCGGTACCGCTGCGGACGCTCGCCGCGGATCCGCCCGAGCGCCTCGCGCTCGTGTTCGGCGCCGAGGGCGACGGGCTCAGCCGGCAGGCGCTCCGCGCTGCGGATCTCGTCGTCACCATCCCGATGGCCCACGGCGTCGACTCCCTGAATGTGGCCGCGGCGGCCGCCGTGGTGCTCTACGCGCTCGGCGAGCCCGTCTAG